Genomic DNA from Paenibacillus sp. KS-LC4:
TTGAAAGTTCCGCATACCGATACCAACGCTATGTCGTTAATCGTAAACCGCCTCTCCCTGATGCTCAATGAGCTTTCAGGTGCCAGACCGCTCATCATCGTATGCGTGGGTACCGACCGTTCAACGGGCGACTCGCTTGGCCCCCTCATCGGAACCTCTCTCGCAAAATATAACAGTCCTTACTTTGCTTTATACGGTACGCTGGAAGAGCCGGTTCACGCGATGAACCTGACTGATACACTGGCCCTTATTCACCAAAACCACCACAATCCATTTATCATTGGCATTGATGCTTGTTTAGGACAGGTGTCCAGCATTGGCTCCGTTCATATTGGGACGGGACCGGTACGTCCTGGAGCGGGCGTTAATAAGGAGCTTCCGCCTGTAGGTGATATGCATATTACCGGAATCGTGAATGTGGGTGGTTTTATGGAATACTTCGTGCTGCAAAATACCCGTCTGCATCTTGTTATCAAGATGGCCGACCTTATAGCCTTTAGCCTGTTCTCCGCTATAATGGGCAGCAATCGTGTCATGCTTCAGACTAGAGAGCAAGCCGCTTCAGCCGAATGATGCAATTCTCGGCCCTAGACTTATCTTTTTCATTTCGCTTTCGCAAGCGCCTGCAGCTCTTCCGGTGTTAAAGGATACGTTGATTGTCCGCCCTCTAACGGCTTGGCATACACATATGCACTATCTCTGCTATGAATACTCGACACGACGACTCCATCTTGTGCTGCATTTACGATTGCGATGGAGAAGCTAAGGTCGCTTCCTTGCTCCGAGAACGCATTATAGCGAATAACACCCAAGCGTCCCTTCTCCTCTAGCTGGCGCCGTTCCAGTTGCTCCAGCTTTGCCTCCACTGCTCTGGAGTGCCTTGCATGCTCCGCTATTTCCTGCTTCAGCCCAACAACGACTTCTTCAATATTTGTCACACCTGTATTACCCATAACCTCAACGTATTGCTTGCGCAGTTTTTTGAGCCTTCTCCCCAGGGAAATGACCCAAATTAAAATAATAAAAAGCAGCAGTGCCAGTAATGCCAACAAACCGTATAAAGGGTTGTTCATCCAATCATTCATGTAAACCTTTCCGCCCCCAAAATAAATCAAATTTTATATTGCGAACGTATTTCACGCACCGCATCAACAAGAGCACTCACTTCCGCCTCTGTTGTAAAATAACCCACACTCGCTCTAACCGCTCCTGTAGCCATCGTACCTGCGCTGGCATGAGCAAGCGGCGTACAATGGAAGCCCGCACGCACAGCGATCTGATAATGCTGATCTAAAATAAAAGACATCTCCGAAGGATCGACACCTTCCGCCACGAAAGAAACCATGCCTGTTCGCTGCTGACCAAGCTTCGGCCCAAGCAGCCTGATTCCTTCTATTGTAGACAGCCCCTCCATCATCTGCTGAGTAAGCGTCCATTCCTTAGTATGGATTTTATGAACCGTCTCATTCAGAACATATTCTACGCCTGCCTTCAAGCCAGCCAGGCCTGGTGTGTTTTGCGTCCCTGCTTCATAACGATCTGGACGCACACTAGGCTGCTCAGCCGCCTCAGATTGGCTCCCAGTACCACCATGGAGCATTGGGACAAGGTCTAGCTCAGGATGGATATACAAGCCCCCTGTGCCCTGTGGACCAAGCAGCCCTTTATGCCCAGGGAAAGCAAGCATATCAATCCCCATCGCTTCAACATCAATCTCTAAAATCCCAGCACTTTGAGCGGCATCTACTAGCAGCTTCACACCTCTTTGGCGGGTCAGCTCGCCAATTTCAGCCAAAGGAACAATGGTTCCCAGCAGGTTTGAACTATGACTCACGATAACTAGCGTCGTCTGTGGCACAAGCGCGTCCTTCACCTGAGCAACCGTTATATTACCCTGCTCATCCGCCTCAACGTAAGTGACCTTTATTCCGAGTGCCTGCTTCAAAAACTCCAACGGCCGTCTGACGGAATTATGTTCAATTCCAGTAGCAACTACATGGTCGCCTGCTTTTAGATAGCCTTTTATCGCCATATTCAAAGCGCCTGTCGTATTCCCTGTAAATGCAATATCGTTAGGGTTTCTCACCCGAAACAGTTTAGCTAATTGCTTTCGTGTATCAAACAACACACGGCTTGCCCGAACAGCCATTCGATGACTGCCTCTACCCGGGTTAGCAGCATCATGCAGCATAGCATGATTTACAGCGTCAATAACCGAGTTAGGCTTTGGCCATGAAGTTGCAGCATGATCTAGGTAAATGATTTTTTCACCATCCGTATTCATCATCCATCCACTCCCACCATCACTAGTACATCTTCTCATAACAATAGCATACCTTAGTTTAATCTTCAGGATCAAAGATTACACCTCGGGTATGCTATCTTATCAAGACTACGCCATGTATTGAAGCATCTCCAGAAGCCGTTCCAAGTCCTGTTTGTTGTAATATTGAAGTTCGATTTTCCCTTTATCCTTTTGCTGCTTAATTTTAACTGTTGTTTTGAAGCGTTCTCTGAGCGACTCCTCTAAGCTTTCAATATATGGATCGCGCTTCTTCGTCTTGCCTTTGGCCTGTTTGCTGTCATTGCTGTCCTCATCCTTAATCGACTCCAGCTTCTGAATCGCTTCCTCCAACTCACGTACGCTCCAGCCCTGATTTATAATGAGTTCAGCCAATTCCAGCTGCACCTTCAAATCTTTAATACCTGCCAGTGCACGGGCATGTCCCATGGAAATTGTTCCACGTGAAACATTGTCTTTAATAGATTCTGGCAATGCTAGCAATCTCACGAAGTTAGCAATATGCGATCTGGACTTGCCTACCTTCATAGAAAGCTCTTCTTGGGTCAGCTTGAACTTGTCCATGAGGTTCTGATAAGCTATCGCCACTTCTATTGCATTTAGATCTTCACGCTGCAAATTTTCAATAAGCGCTATTTCCATAACCTGTTGATCCGAGAAGGATCTGACAACTGCCGGAACAGTCGTATTGCCGCAAAGCTGCGATGCTCTGAATCGACGTTCGCCTGCAATAATCTCGTAGCCCTTCATTACAGTGCGCACAATAATAGGCTGAATGACACCGTGCTGTTTAATTGATTCCGCCAATTCTTTTATCGACTGTTCATCGAATGTTTTTCGTGGTTGGTAAGGGTTTGGTCGCAATTGCGCAATTGCAACCTCAATGACTTTATCATCATCGTTTACCGAAAGCGATGGAATAAGCGCATCCAGACCTCTACCTAGCCGCTTGCTCATACGTAATCACTTCCTTCGCCAGTTCAAGATATACTTCTGCACCCTTCGATTTAGGATCATACGTAATGATCGCCTGTCCATGAGAAGGCGCCTCGCTTAAGCGCACATTACGTGGAATAATCGTCTGGTATACCTTCTGTTGAAAGTATTTTTTCACTTCTTCAATAACCTGAATACCCAGATTCGTTCTGGCATCAAGCATCGTAAGCAATACGCCTTCAATTTGCAGCGTTGTGTTTAAATGCTTTTGCACCAATCTCACCGTATTCAGAAGCTGGCTCAAGCCCTCCAGGGCGTAATATTCACATTGAATGGGAATAATAACCGAATCAGCAGCGGTCAAGGAATTAATGGTTAATAACCCCAATGATGGCGGGCAGTCGATTAAAATATAATCGAACTGATCTTTTAATAAATATAGCGCTTTCTTCAAACGAACTTCTCTGGAAATAGTTGGAACAAGCTCAATCTCTGCCCCAGCAAGTTGAATGGTCGCAGGAATAATTTTTAAACCAGGAATTTTCGTATCTGCCATCGCTTCGTGTGGATCGATATCATTCACAAGCACATCATAAATACAGCTTTCAACATCTGCCTTATTAATACCTACTCCACTAGTCGTATTGCCTTGCGGATCAATATCAACAAGCAGTACCCGTCTGCCTAGCGTGGCCAGACAAGCACCTAAATTAACTGATGTCGTCGTTTTGCCGACGCCACCCTTCTGATTCGCTATTGCTATAATTTTAGACAAGTCTTTCACCTCTATACTCTGTGTAAAAGCTATTAACAAAGAAGCAATATAAGCAGTAACCGTCCAGTAGCGGGACATCGCCTAATCGTAATATTAGCATAAATGGATTCGCCGCCCTCAGCAAGCAGCGAGGACGGCAGCAGTTAAATCTATTATCGCATTTAATAGTATCTACATGCAAATGAGGATTTAAAAAAATCTTTATCGAATCATGCACCTAACGTTTAGGAATTTGAATCACAATTTCATAATGATCCTCATGATCCTTCTCATTCGTCTTAATTTGCAGGCCAGAGCCTGACACCATCTCAATAGACTGTCTAATTGTATTAAGAGCAAGCCGAACATCTTTCGTAAAAGATACCCTTTTTGCTTTTTTCGTTTTAACTGTTTCATTCAGAAAAGCAATTCGAATTTCCGTTTGCTTTACATTAAGTTCTTTTGAAATAATCTCTTCCAGCACTTGAAGCTGTAGCTCCTCAGTAGGCAGCGCCAACAATGCTCGTGCGTGACGTTCGGTAATTTTACGTTCCATTAATGCGGTTTTAACTACTTCATTAAGTGCCAGCAATCTTAGCTTATTGGCAATCGTTGATTGGCTTTTTCCCAATCGCTGCGCCAAGCTTTCCTGCGTCAATTGATGCAGTTCAATCAGCTTCTGATAAGCAACAGCCTCTTCAATAGCCGTTAAATTTTCCCGCTGCAAATTTTCGATTAATGCGATAGATGCCGTTTGTGAGTCATTAAACTCGCGGATAATGCCTGGTATCGTATCATAGCCAAGCTTCGTTACAGCACGCCAGCGGCGTTCTCCCGCAATGATTTCATAACGGTTATTCCGCAGCCGTACAACGATAGGTTGAATAATGCCGTGCGTCTTAATTGTCTGGCATAATTCATCAATTCGTTCATCATCAAATATAGACCTTGGTTGAAATGGACTCGTGTCGATTTCATTAACCGGAATTTGTTTAACCTCTTCATTGTTATTATTGCGTTGGTCATTCAAACCAAACAAGCGAGAAAGTTGTTCTTTCATTTATCCACTACCACCCGATCAAGAAACGGCTCTATGACATTAGCAGAGCCAGCTTCAAAGATGTGCTGCCAAATAACAGTCTTGCTCATATTCTGTTCCACTTCACATAGAGACTAACGGAAATTGTTACTGAAGGCTACAAATGATATTGATTACAAGCGAACAAAGCACGGCTGTTACCGTCCTCTAGCGACAAAGCTACCGTTTAACAATGAGATTTGCACCGACTATTAAGGAGGATAACTAATACATTCTTATATTTAAAATATGTGTGCTGTTCTGCAAAAATAAAGAGCTTCCTGCTATTTTGTTCTCTCTATAAAGTTCTACTTACCCCTAAGTATTTCCTGCTTGACAGCCTTGAATGCGAAATAAAAATACAAGCAGAAATCTGGAAATAGCAAGCAATGTTTCACGTGAAACATACCTATACTTACCATTTCCATTTGTCTGCCCCTAGCTTAAATTCTATAATAAGTAATCTTATAGATCGTGTTTATAAAATAGGCTGTTTTAGCGGTGTTCCCGCCTTACGGGGATATTTGCGCGGAGTTGCTTCACGTTTCTCAATCAGCACAATATGCCGTTCGGATTGTTCGAATGGCAAGGTAAAGCTGTGCTCGGAGCTTACAGCAGCTTTCAGCTCCTTCAAGCTGTTCCCCGCTTCCCGCACCTCTTCTTCACTTTGCGAACCTTTCATCGCTGCGAACAGCCCGCCCTTGCGCACGAAGGGCAAACAAAACTCATTCAGCACATTGAGCCTGGCAACAGCTCTTGCTGTTACCAAGTCATAGGCATCACGATGACCTTGCAGTCTGCCGATATCCTCAGCACGTCCATGAACACAGCTGACATCGTCAGCAATACCCAGTTGCTCTGCCAAAGCGTTAAGAAACTGGATACGTTTATTTAAGGAATCTACAATCACTATTTTCAAATGCGGGAAGCAGATTTTTAGTGGAATGCTTGGAAAACCTGCACCGGATCCAATATCGGCTATTTTATTAACTGCTTTCATATCAGTAAAAAAAGAAAGTGAAACCGAATCATAAAAATGCTTTTCATATACAGCTTCACGTTCTGTTATACCGGTCAAATTCATGCGTTCATTCCATTCGACCAATAAGCGATAATACGTATCGAACTGATCAAGCTGATGCTGAGATAAGGCTATTCCTCGCTCCTGCATCAGCTTTGGAAACCACTCTATCGTCTGTTCCATCGTTTATTCTTCTATCCTCTCGCCGCTACAACGCGATTATAATGCTCTAAATAAACGAGCAGTATGGAAATATCGGCTGGCGTTACCCCAGCTACCCTGGAAGCCTGACCGATTGACAACGGTCTGATGTCCGACAGCTTTTGCTTCGCTTCAGAAGCAAGCCCCTGCACATCGAAATAATTGATATCATCAGGTATCCGTTTTTTCTCCATTTTGCTCAGTCGTTCAACCTGCAATAGCTGCTTCTCAATGTATCCGGCATATTTGATTTGAATTTCAACCTGCTCCTTCATTTCCTCTGTCAAAGCAAGCTCTGAAGGCGTGATGCTTTCCAGCATCGCATACGTAATTTCCGGACGGCGCAGCAACGATAACGCATCTACCGTAAATGGAATTTCAGCTGATTCCGCAGCTTTTAATACGGGCAGTGCTTCCTCTGGTTTCACTTTTGTCATGCGCAATCTTTCAATTTCTTGTTCAACCAATGCTTTTTTATTCAAAAAGCTTTCATAACGCTCTTCCGAAATCAAACCAATTTCATAGCCAATTGGAGTCAGACGCAGGTCAGCGTTGTCATGGCGAAGCAGCAAGCGATATTCTGCACGGGAGGTCAGCAACCGATAAGGATCATTCGTCCCCTTCGTGACAAGGTCGTCGATCATTACGCCAATATAGCCTTGCGAACGTCCGATAATAACGGGCTCTTTCCCCTGAACTTTACGTGCAGCATTGATACCTGCGATAACCCCTTGACCAGCTGCTTCCTCATAACCAGAAGTTCCGTTAATTTGTCCAGCTGTGAATAACCCGTCAACGACCTTTGTCTCTAAGGATGGCCACAGCTGCGTCGGCACGACTGCATCGTATTCAATCGCATAGCCATTGCGCATCATTTCAGCTTTTTCCAAACCTGGTATTGATCGTAAAATGCCCAATTGGACATCTTCCGGCATGCTTGTGGAAAGTCCTTGTACATAATACTCCGACGTATGCAGACCTTCCGGCTCCAGAAAAATCTGATGCTTTGGCTTATCGGCAAAACGCACAATTTTATCCTCGATTGACGGACAATATCTTGGGCCTGTGCCTTCAATTGCTCCCGAAAACATCGGCGCACGATGCAAATTATCGTTAATGATCTTGTGTGTTTGCTCCGACGTATAGGTCAACCAGCATGGAAGCTGCTCATTATTAGAGGAAATTGTTTCATGTGAGAAAAATTTCGGCTGTTCATCGCCCGGTTGAATTTCTGTCTTTGTAAAATCAATCGTATCCTTGTGCACGCGTGGCGGCGTACCGGTTTTGAAACGTACCAGCTCGAAGCCATGCTCCTTCAGACTTGCTGACAGCTTAAGCGAAGGCTGCTGATTATTCGGGCCGCTCTCATACATTAGCTCGCCCATAATGATTTTGCCGCGCAAATAGGTGCCTGTTGTCAGGACGATCGTCTTCGACCGATAAATCGCGCCTGTTTTCGTCACAAGGCCTACTATTTTGCCTTCCTCCACCATCAGTTCTTCTGCCATTCCTTGGCGCAGCGTCAGCTTTGGTGTCTCTTCAATTGTCTTCTTCATTTCATGCTGATAGGCGAACTTATCCGCCTGTGCGCGAAGCGCGTGAACGGCAGGCCCTTTGCCTGTATTCAGCATTCGCATTTGAATAAAGGTTTTATCAATATTACGGCCCATCTCGCCGCCTAAAGCATCCAGCTCACGTACGACATGCCCTTTGGCCGGTCCGCCAATCGACGGATTGCATGGCATGAAGGCCACCATATCCAAGTTAATCGTCAGCAACAGCGTCTCACAGCCCATGCGTGCTGCCGCAAGCGCAGCTTCGCTGCCCGCGTGTCCCGCACCGATGACGATAACATCATATTGCCCTGCTTCGTATCCCATTCCAAATACCTCCCAAAGCGCTGCTAGCCTGATGGATGTTCGTCCGGAGGCTATTGCTCGCTTATTATTTACCCAAACAAAATTGTGAAAAGATTTGATCAATCAGGGAATCTCCTACCGCATCCCCGAGAATTTCGCCAAGCGACTCCCAAGCTGAACGTACGTCAATTTGCATCACATCAATCGGTATACCCGCCTCCGCTGCCGCAATACCGTCTAG
This window encodes:
- a CDS encoding ParB/RepB/Spo0J family partition protein, whose amino-acid sequence is MSKRLGRGLDALIPSLSVNDDDKVIEVAIAQLRPNPYQPRKTFDEQSIKELAESIKQHGVIQPIIVRTVMKGYEIIAGERRFRASQLCGNTTVPAVVRSFSDQQVMEIALIENLQREDLNAIEVAIAYQNLMDKFKLTQEELSMKVGKSRSHIANFVRLLALPESIKDNVSRGTISMGHARALAGIKDLKVQLELAELIINQGWSVRELEEAIQKLESIKDEDSNDSKQAKGKTKKRDPYIESLEESLRERFKTTVKIKQQKDKGKIELQYYNKQDLERLLEMLQYMA
- a CDS encoding AAA family ATPase — encoded protein: MSKIIAIANQKGGVGKTTTSVNLGACLATLGRRVLLVDIDPQGNTTSGVGINKADVESCIYDVLVNDIDPHEAMADTKIPGLKIIPATIQLAGAEIELVPTISREVRLKKALYLLKDQFDYILIDCPPSLGLLTINSLTAADSVIIPIQCEYYALEGLSQLLNTVRLVQKHLNTTLQIEGVLLTMLDARTNLGIQVIEEVKKYFQQKVYQTIIPRNVRLSEAPSHGQAIITYDPKSKGAEVYLELAKEVITYEQAAR
- the rsmG gene encoding 16S rRNA (guanine(527)-N(7))-methyltransferase RsmG: MQERGIALSQHQLDQFDTYYRLLVEWNERMNLTGITEREAVYEKHFYDSVSLSFFTDMKAVNKIADIGSGAGFPSIPLKICFPHLKIVIVDSLNKRIQFLNALAEQLGIADDVSCVHGRAEDIGRLQGHRDAYDLVTARAVARLNVLNEFCLPFVRKGGLFAAMKGSQSEEEVREAGNSLKELKAAVSSEHSFTLPFEQSERHIVLIEKREATPRKYPRKAGTPLKQPIL
- the mnmG gene encoding tRNA uridine-5-carboxymethylaminomethyl(34) synthesis enzyme MnmG → MGYEAGQYDVIVIGAGHAGSEAALAAARMGCETLLLTINLDMVAFMPCNPSIGGPAKGHVVRELDALGGEMGRNIDKTFIQMRMLNTGKGPAVHALRAQADKFAYQHEMKKTIEETPKLTLRQGMAEELMVEEGKIVGLVTKTGAIYRSKTIVLTTGTYLRGKIIMGELMYESGPNNQQPSLKLSASLKEHGFELVRFKTGTPPRVHKDTIDFTKTEIQPGDEQPKFFSHETISSNNEQLPCWLTYTSEQTHKIINDNLHRAPMFSGAIEGTGPRYCPSIEDKIVRFADKPKHQIFLEPEGLHTSEYYVQGLSTSMPEDVQLGILRSIPGLEKAEMMRNGYAIEYDAVVPTQLWPSLETKVVDGLFTAGQINGTSGYEEAAGQGVIAGINAARKVQGKEPVIIGRSQGYIGVMIDDLVTKGTNDPYRLLTSRAEYRLLLRHDNADLRLTPIGYEIGLISEERYESFLNKKALVEQEIERLRMTKVKPEEALPVLKAAESAEIPFTVDALSLLRRPEITYAMLESITPSELALTEEMKEQVEIQIKYAGYIEKQLLQVERLSKMEKKRIPDDINYFDVQGLASEAKQKLSDIRPLSIGQASRVAGVTPADISILLVYLEHYNRVVAARG
- the noc gene encoding nucleoid occlusion protein, with protein sequence MKEQLSRLFGLNDQRNNNNEEVKQIPVNEIDTSPFQPRSIFDDERIDELCQTIKTHGIIQPIVVRLRNNRYEIIAGERRWRAVTKLGYDTIPGIIREFNDSQTASIALIENLQRENLTAIEEAVAYQKLIELHQLTQESLAQRLGKSQSTIANKLRLLALNEVVKTALMERKITERHARALLALPTEELQLQVLEEIISKELNVKQTEIRIAFLNETVKTKKAKRVSFTKDVRLALNTIRQSIEMVSGSGLQIKTNEKDHEDHYEIVIQIPKR
- the yyaC gene encoding spore protease YyaC, whose protein sequence is MKLSFLKDVPLKVPHTDTNAMSLIVNRLSLMLNELSGARPLIIVCVGTDRSTGDSLGPLIGTSLAKYNSPYFALYGTLEEPVHAMNLTDTLALIHQNHHNPFIIGIDACLGQVSSIGSVHIGTGPVRPGAGVNKELPPVGDMHITGIVNVGGFMEYFVLQNTRLHLVIKMADLIAFSLFSAIMGSNRVMLQTREQAASAE
- a CDS encoding DUF4446 family protein; the protein is MNDWMNNPLYGLLALLALLLFIILIWVISLGRRLKKLRKQYVEVMGNTGVTNIEEVVVGLKQEIAEHARHSRAVEAKLEQLERRQLEEKGRLGVIRYNAFSEQGSDLSFSIAIVNAAQDGVVVSSIHSRDSAYVYAKPLEGGQSTYPLTPEELQALAKAK
- a CDS encoding aminotransferase class V-fold PLP-dependent enzyme codes for the protein MNTDGEKIIYLDHAATSWPKPNSVIDAVNHAMLHDAANPGRGSHRMAVRASRVLFDTRKQLAKLFRVRNPNDIAFTGNTTGALNMAIKGYLKAGDHVVATGIEHNSVRRPLEFLKQALGIKVTYVEADEQGNITVAQVKDALVPQTTLVIVSHSSNLLGTIVPLAEIGELTRQRGVKLLVDAAQSAGILEIDVEAMGIDMLAFPGHKGLLGPQGTGGLYIHPELDLVPMLHGGTGSQSEAAEQPSVRPDRYEAGTQNTPGLAGLKAGVEYVLNETVHKIHTKEWTLTQQMMEGLSTIEGIRLLGPKLGQQRTGMVSFVAEGVDPSEMSFILDQHYQIAVRAGFHCTPLAHASAGTMATGAVRASVGYFTTEAEVSALVDAVREIRSQYKI